The genomic window CCTGAGCCAGGATCAAACTCTCCGTTTGATTCTGGTGTGCTTTCCATATATCAATTCTGTTAGGTCTTGATATACGTCTCAGTGCTGGCTTACTTCTATATTTCTCTTCTCGGCTTTTATCCGCTGATCCATTATTATTTCACAGCGTTTCCATGCCACGGACATGATCCGTAAACCTTATCCGTACTTTTGCTTTTCCCTCTATTCAACTGTCATGGTGCGCGTTGCTGTCTTCTGTAAACTCAGTCGCGAACGACATCGTCGGAAGCGCAACAGGAGGTAGTATATGACTCCTCTCAAAATTCGTCAAGCACTTTTTTAGGTGTTTTTTGAAGTTTTTTTATTAGGACACACGGGCTCGTGAATCTAACAACTGCCCACGATTTCAGACTCTCACAACTCAATGTAAACAGGCACTTTCACATTTTTACCAGTGAAAGCGCCGAATTATTTTATGAAATTCATTTTTTTCCGCGTATATTTAACGGGTGATTTCATGTTTTTGATTTTGGAATGCGGTTTCCCTGCCATAATTATTTTCAAAACTGCTAGAATATACTAAATGAGAGGTGATAGATTTGAAGCATCGCGTCATTCTTGCAGACGATCATAAGCTCTTTATAGAAGGCATAGCTGGGATGCTATCTTCTGTTGAAGAAATAGAAATCGCGGGGAAGGCACATACCGGAAAAGATGCCCTTCTGATGACTTTAGACAAGAGACCCGACCTTGTTATCTTGGATATAACCATGCCTGACATGTACGGCATTGAGGTAACAAGAAAGATTAAGGCAAAGTTTCCTGATGTGAGAATACTTATACTGTCGATGCACCTTGATCTGAGAATGATAATCGAGGTCCTGCAGGCAGGTGCTGATGCCTATATATTAAAAGATTCAGAACCGTCAGAATTGATAACAGCAGTAAAAAATGTACTGGAGGGAAAGATGTACCTGAGCTCCAAGGTGATCAAACTGCTTGTAAAGGATTACATCAGCAAGCACAGCGTCCCCGTATCTTTAGAACAGTTGAAGGATCTTTCTGCGCGGGAACGTCAGGTCCTCCGACGAATCTCGGAATCGAAAAGCATGAAAGAAATCGCGGAAGAACTGCACATAACCCGCAGCACCGTTGACACCCACAAGGCAAATCTTATGCGCAAACTCAGATGCGACAACACTAACGAGCTTATCCGTTTTGCCATGAGGGAAGGTATCGTGGACCTCGATGAATGAAGAAAACCGAAAACAACAAATACTTGATGCAATATTTTCTAGCATCTTTGACCCTGTAGCAGTTTACAGAGTCGTGAAGGGACGTTCGGACAAACCGATCGATCTTGAGTATGAACGCATAAACGATGCTTACCTCAATTATTATCTTACCCGTAAGGGCTTTATCAAAAGAGACGACGTTATAGGCCGTCTATACACAGAAGTCTGGGCAGGGGAGGAAAACAGCGGTTGGGAGGAGTTGATGCTTCGAGTCGCATCTGCAGACTGTGCATGCTTCAACGAATCGACCAACCGTTATGAAAACTCGGGATATTTTGAAGGACAAAGCAGCATGAGCCCTGGTTATTACCAGATGTTCGCTTTTTCCCCGATCATTGGACATGTTATCTCAATATTCCGAGACATGTCCGACCTTCACATCGCGACAAAAGATCTCAGCATAAAGGAAAAAGAGCTTATCAAGTCACGGGAAGGACTTAGAAAACTCACGACCAGCCTTACTCTTGCCGAAGAAAAGACAAGACGCTACATTGCGACAACACTGCATGATACTCTGGGTTACTCAATGGTATCGCTCTTTCATGCCATAAAAGAACTGAAATCTTCAGACCTTAGCCTTTCTGAAAAAGAAAAAAAGCTTGATCGGATAACATCTGACATGGAAAAACTTATAGATGATACAAGGGCTTTTACTTTTTCAATAAGCCCTCCCCTGTTATATGAACTCGGGCTCGACGCAGCACTTGCCTCGCGATGTGAAAGCATTAGGAATACCACCGGCATAGACTGTCTCTTCTGCACTCACGGAAACAAAAGGAAGATCCCGGAGGACACAAAGGTCCTTCTTTACCAGATGGCTCACGAACTCCTTGTTAACGTAACAAAGCATGCAAATGCAAGTAAAGTGCTCGTTCAGACTAGATGGGGAGCAAAAAAAATCCAGCTACTGGTGGAAGATGACGGCATAGGTTTTACCAACGGCACCTTCGAGCAAAAGATCAAAGAATTTTCAGGGATGGGACTTTTCAGCATCAGAGAAAGACTGAAAACAATGGGCGGCAAGTTCGATATCGTTTCGGTCCAGGGTAAAGGAACGACCGTCAGTATTCTGGTCCCTATAGAACAGCGTGGTCAGAAGTCTGATTGAGGATTAAACTCATCTGCCCCTTTTGCCAGTTAAACATAGCGATATCCTTAGTTATATTTACTGGTTATCCCTGTAAAGAATCATATTCTACTCGATTCCCGTCTCCCTGCTGCTTTCATATAATGGATCATAGAAATAAAGCAGCCATGACGGCATAAGAGGGAGGAGCTCTAATGGAAAAAAATATCATTGTACCTGCTGTAATTGCCTGCATTGCCCTTATCTCGATCCTGATCACGATGTTTAAAAAGGAAAGCTAGAAGAAAATCATCTGTTCGGATAGAGAATGATATACACCCTGTTTGATAGATATATATAGATCAAGGCAATTAAACTGATAACAGCTGTCTGCCATAGACAGCTGTTATTCTTTTGTAAAAGGATGGAGGATCCGGATCAGTTGGGTCTGAAGATAAAGAAGACGGCACCCACCATGCATAGTGATGCCCAAAGATAGTTGATCGTGAGTTTTTCTTTCATCACAAAGAAGGTAAAGGCGGCAAAGACACACATAGTTATTACCTCCTGCATGATCTTCAGCTGAGGGAGAGTATATATTTGATGCCCTAGCCTGTTGGCAGGGACCTGGAAACAGTATTCGAAGAAGGCTATTCCCCAGCTTACAAGTATTACAAATATCAGGGGTTTTGCGTTCATGTGCTTTAGATGACCATACCACGCGTAAGTCATAAAAACATTTGATACGAGGAGAAGCAAAATGGGGACGAGGCTTCGCGCCAAATTAGGACACCATTCCTTTCTGATTTTGTTCCGGTAGATTATATATCCAAATCATTCAGAATGGTGACGACAGGAGGGAGCTGAACCATTAAATGTTGAAAGCTGGGCGGATCCATGCCTGCATTGTTCATTCAATACTATCCGCAGCAGCCTGAACCTCCGCAGGATGGACCTTCTCCGTCTTTATTCCCGTTAAACATCCCCATGAGTACCGCGTAAGCACAGCCAACTCCGCTTTTTACTGTGATTGCGGAGACAGGGCAATTCATCGAACAAGCTCCGCATTCCATGCACATGTCTATGTCGTTGATCGCGGCTTTGTTATTCTTTAAGATGAAGACAGCATGCGGACAGACGATCTCGCACATTCCGCACCCTATGCATTTGTCCGTGTCAAGTTTTAATGTAGCAACGTTCTTTATATACTTAAGCCCCATTTGCCTTCTCCTTTACCATTATTAAATAAAATATGAAACTATCCTTACCATGATCCCCGCAGACAGGGCGGTCACAATAAGGGGAAGTGAGGTCTTCATCTCTTTTTCCACTCCCGACAGCGACGTATAGGTCGACGAGCCGGTAAAGTTCATTGTGAAAAAAGCTGACAGTGACGGCAGGATCAACAGATAAGAAACGAGCTGCAGCCAATTGGCACTCCCTTTGGAAAATAAAAAGAAGACTACGGATATGGCCCATATGAGCCCTGTTATCATTCCTTTAAAGGAAAAAGCCCTTCCCGGTAACCAGGGAAGAAGAAGCGGAGATGCAAAAGTGCCTATGAAGACGGAACCAAGCAGTCCAAGGTAATCTGCCCTTTCAACCGGCAGGATACCTAAAGCAGAAAGAACTGCCATCGCTCCAAATACCTTAAGCATCAATTCCATTGCGATCACGATCTCCATCGGTGTCAGGACAAGCCTGTCAATAAGAGAAAACCGGACTTTCCGCATTGATTGCTTTACCGTCATTGCGTTATCAAGGAAATAGGGAATGTCTTCCGACCTTATAGGTCCGTATGTAACTTTGAAACCGCTCTTTTTTCTTGCTTCGTGGGCAGAAACGCCTGTCGCACCAAGCTGCGGCAGGATAAGTTCCCTGTGGGTCACTTTTTCCCTAAGTCCTGTCTTATCGATGCGGGCGACAAGTTCATCGGTACCGAATGTCCCTTTGCCTGCAGCACACCAGACGTTTATTCCCTCTGTATCCAGGACAAGGAGCCATATATCTCTTCCGGCAAGATTTTCCCTTACCCTGTCAACGGTCATTTTATAATTGGAAGTCACCAGAACAGGAGAATGTCCATCAGGACATCCCATGGCGTATAGTCCGGCTTTCATTGAGTGATCCATCCTTCCGATCCCCCATCTTGCCTTCCATGAGCCCAGTCTGTCCTTAATTGTGAGCGAAGCAGAAAGAGTTTGGTTTTCGCTGCAGCAAGCTGCCATTAGCGGTCACGCTTCTTTGTCTGAAAGTATTGTATAGCTTGTTTAGATCTGCTATTTGGCACTACGGTCGTTAATATATACCTCATATAGATGTTTGTCAATGTATTAAATTTCAGTTTTGTGATGCTACAATTATGAGATTATATAAGTCATTTTTTGAAATAGAAATACTTAGCACAAATGGGAGGGTCTGCAATGCAAAACAACGAAAATAAAGTTATGATCAACTGCACCGGCAAACCAAAGGTCGCTTTCGTATGCGTACATAACTCCTGCAGAAGTCAGATAGCCGAAGCTCTTGGCAAAAAGTTGGCGTCTGAGATATTTGAAAGCTATTCGGGGGGCACAGAATTAAAAGACCGGATCAACCAGGACGCTGTGCGACTCATGAAGAGTATCCACGGCATCGACATGGAAAAAGACCAGTACTCGAAACTGATATTTGATATCCCCGACCCTGATGTCGTGATAAAGATGGGCTGCAATGTGACATGTCCGCCAGTAGAAGGCGCCTATGAAGAAGACTGGGGACTCGATGATCCAACGGGAAAGGAAGACGAAGTCTTCATCGAGGTTATAAACACAATAGAGAGAAAGATATTAGAACTAAAAGAAAAGATCTCCTGCAAATGATAGAGCGAAGGTCGGGAATTGCTTCCCGGTCGCTTTTTTATTTTTGGCAGAAGTCATTCGCGTCGCAGCACTTGGTATCGAAGTGAATACATTCTTTGCCGGCGTCTGTTGAAATATTATTAATAAAGGAAATAAGTTCAGAGAACTTCTCTCTGTTCAATGAATAATGGGTCCATTTTCCGTCCTTTCTCGGCACTACCAAACCTGACCTGCAAAGGATCTTCATATGGTGTGAAAGAGTGGGCTGGGAGAGGCTGAAAGCCTCAAGGATGGTACAGGCACAGAGCTCACCGCATGAAAGCATATCTACTATCATTATTCTGTTCGGGTCGGATAAAGCCTTAAAAAACAAGGAATGTTCATCATGATCATTCATTCTTCCGTCTCCCCCTGTGAGCATATTTGCACTTGTCAATATTATACCGACTAGGGAGAGAAATGGTTACTAATATTTAGTAATCACTTTACAAACAGAGCGGATCTTCGTCTTATGAACCGGAGCTAATCTTCTCGGCATTTTCATACAATTCCTTTATCTCTTCTTTTCTTCCGAGTTTTGTAAGCAACAGTGCGATAATTATTATTCCGGGTATATCGACAAGAAGTCTCGTAAGTGCAAAGGATGCCCCCAGTGACTCAAATTCAAAGAGGACCATAGGTATTTTGGTTGTAGACCATGCACCTATGAAGATCATTACGTTCGAAAAACTGACTCCCTTTTTCATGAATACAGCTGCAACAGGAAACGCCGCATAGAGCGGGCCTGCAGCGGCAGAGCCAATGAATAGGGACAACAGCACTCCCTTGATCCCCGACCCCTCTCCCATGTATCTGACCATGCTTTCCCTTGGGACCCATACATCAAGGAGTCCCAGAAGAACAAAAACCGGCGGGATTATGAAGAGCATTTCGAGAAACGAGCGTGCAGAAATTGAGATCGCCTTAATTCCGATGCCCCTGTTGAAGATCGTCAGCAGGCCGACACATACAAGCACAATAAGGAAACCTCTGTATCTTTTTATCATATTGACCAAGTCAGCCGACCACCTTTCCAATTACATAAGCCACAAAGAAAGAAAAGATGAAGGCCATAAAATTCCTCAGGAGGGTCATCTTTTTCCCAAAATATTTAATTTCCACTGGAATTGTTACAACTCCAACCATCATCAGGGTCGATATAAAAGCACCTATCTGCATATATCCTGCGCCTGCCTGCAGAAGGAGTGCGGCCGTAGGGAAAGCAACAAAACCCGGAATCAGTGTTATCGATCCGACCGTTGCGGCCAGGATCACTCCCACCCAGCCTGAATTTTTTCCTATGAGCTTTGATATCGTTTGCGGGTCAAGCACAGCAAGCATGACACCAACAAACAAGATCACCACTAAAAATTCAGGAAGTATGTTGTCAAAAGCTTTCCATCCCTTTTTTAGAGCCATACTCGTCTTTTTTCTGTCTTTGAAAAAAGATAGCAGAAGCAACACTATCGTTATTCCATAAAGGAGATAAGAGTCCAAAATCACACCTCCGTCATGTATGCTTGTGTGTACATGATAGCTTTAAAAGGAAAATTAACAAGAAAGCCCCCGCGTGCCCGGGGACTTTATAACTCAAAACAGACATAAGCTCAAATTGAAAAGCAACTGTTATTTTTAATCTTGCTGTTTTAATCCCATCTCTTTAAAGGCCGCTTCCAGCTGTTCTTCAGTCAACCCTCCCTGATGAACTGTAAATGCTTGTTCCTGTGTCTCCTGGTTGATATAACCTATGACGTCAAATGGAGGATTTGCTTCCTGGGCCAGCGGACTTCCGTCAGAGTTGAAAAAAAACTGTGTCGGTATCAGCTGAACCGGAAATTTTTCTGCCAGTTTTGGATTTTTCCAAACATCTACAAATTTTACGATCACCTTGCCCTGATACTTTTTATTCAATTTTTCAAGTACAGGAGCCATCTTTTTACATGGTACACAGCTGTCGGCACCAAAATCAATAAGTATCGGCAGACCGTATGATTTAAGTTTCTCCATGTCTAAAGTTTCTGTTTTCAAGGCAAAATCAGAATTTACAGCAGCCACATCATCGTTAATACTTTTTATGTTTTGCTGTTTATAAACATATATCGCAAAGATCGCAACAATAACTATAGAAACTATTATTAATTTCATTGACATTGATTTTCTTTTATCTTTATCCAAAAATATTCCTCATTTCAAGTCGGGATTTGTTGATCTAACGGATCTTAATGGCAGTCAGTCATAGAATTCGATTTGTATATTAGCAGCTGCATAATCAAGATGGTTTATACTTACCTGCATTTTATGATATGCGATTTTGGGGTACCATAAACTGCTCATGACTATCAGCTTCCGCTTATTTTATTTACTGATAGCAAAACCACTGATCCTGCACCTCAAAGTTCCGCTCTGTTCGGTAAAAAAGAGCAGATCTCCCTCCGGGGCAGTCGAAAACCTGCCTAGGCAGCCTTCATGGAGAAGACAGGTAATACCCGGATATATATTCCCTCTTATGTCTGTTACGGAGAGAGTTATGTATTTTTCCGCCTCTTCCTCAGGAAATCCTATCAGGCCCACCGGGCCCTTGAAGGCGCTTCATCAGCCAACTACGTTTACCGAGATCTTGATGAAAAAAGTGCCCCCGCGTTCCTGTACTAAATTTAGCCAGTGATTTGATGTTATTGATATTGATGGCATGTCATTCACTTGTCTCTTATCCGGTAACGTCAGCAGGCAGCATGATCTGTGATCTCAGTGGGGATTATAAGCACTGAGGATGATGCAAACTGAGCAACCCGTAATGCCGTAGCCCCGATTCGGCACATCGCGGGATCTCCTGTGCCCTGAGCTCCAATGACTGTTAATGAGGGCTTAATGGTTTTGACAGTTTTTATGATTTCCTCAGCAGGTCTGCCAATTGGCATGGCCACATTTACTTCTTTGATGCCAAGCTCTGAAAGAGATGAGCATATTTCGTCCAGGCGATCCTTCTCGATAGATATTTCCCTGTCGATCTGCTCTTTTGCGGCATACCTCATTAGAATATCCATCGTTGTCTTTTCATGTACGTGAATCAGTGTTATTTTTTCTATCTCAGTCAATTTATGTTCTACTATACTTTTGACAGCTTTAACCGCATTGTAAGATCCGTTCGAAAAATCGATGCCTATAAGCAAATGACGGAATATATGGCGTCCATGGTCGTTTTCCCGGCACACCATTACCGGCAGGGAAGAGAGTTCTAAGACACGTTCGACAGTCTCACCAAAGAGAAAATCTTTCCATTTGGGGTTATTGCCTGCCCCTGTGACAATAAGAGAGACTTTCCTTTTTTTAGATTCATTGACGATCTCATCAAATGGCACACCTGTAAGTATCAGAGGCTCCACTGAAAATCCAAGCTCTTTAAGACCTTTTTGGGCTTTTTCAAATACTTGTTTTTCGTCTTCAGAAATATTTCGTTTTCCGAACCTCTCATCGATAACATGCAGTAATGTTATTTTTTCAACTTTTTGAGGATCCAAAGTCGATATATTGGCAATTACATCATCTCTTTTTTTTATATCAACTGCAGCGAGGATCGTCCTCAACATCGTGATAACTCCTTTCAGAGTTTAGCTGGACATGTCGATATTTCAGGAAGCTATCATGCCAAAGATCATTCCTGCAACTGTCGAGAGTACTACCACAAGTGTTACGTAAGTCACAGTCTTTTTGGGACCAAGTATGCTGTTGATCACCAGCATGCTTGGGAGAGAGAGAGCCGGGCCTGCAAGAAGCAGTGCCAACGCCGGACCTTTGCCCATTCCTGCACCGATAAGACCCTGAAGGATAGGGACTTCAGTAAGGGTTGCGAAGTACATGAACGCCCCGGAGATCGCGGCGAAGAAGTTCGCCCCGGCAGAATTACCTCCGACCAGCATCGCTACATATCGGCTCGGGATAAGGGCTTCATGACCCGGACGGCCAAGAAGGAATCCGGCTACAAGTACTCCGCCAAAGAGCAGGGGTACTACCTGGAGTGCGTATCCCCATGTCGAACTGAACCATTCCCCTCTCTCTTCTTTGTTGAACCAAGTAAGCGAAGCAAGCACCGTTACAGTCAGACCCGCTCCGGCAAGTATCCACTTCATGCTGTAAACGGTTTCCCAGAAGGAATTTGGTGTCTTCGGAGCAGCCCAGTTGGCAAAAACAAGAAATACCACCATGCCTGCCATATATGTAACTGTCTTCCAAAGAGGCCTTCCGCTCTCCTCTTTCGGGAACTGAGCAAATTCTTCCTGCCTGGCCGCTTCTTCTTTCCCAAATATGGCAGCCATCAGGAGCCCGATAACAACACTGAAGATAACAGCACCGATTGCTCTCGCTATCCCCAGTTCAAGACCCAGTACACGGGCTGTAAGTACTATCGCAAGGACATTTATTGCAGGGCCGGAGTATAAAAAGGCTGTGGCAGGACCAAGTCCGGCACCTCGTTTGTAGATCCCAGCAAAGAGGGGAAGGACTGTGCATGAGCAGACAGCAAGGACTGTGCCTGAAACAGACGCCACGGAGTAGGCTATCCATTTTTCAGCCTTCGCACCAAGATATTTCATGACGGACTGCTGGCTTATGAAGACCGAAATTGCGCCCGCAATGAAGAATGCCGGTATGAGGCACAGAAGCACGTGCTCTCTCGCATAGTCAGACATCATTGCTATTGATTCAGTAAGGCCTGCGGCAACACGTTCATTTCCTTCCGGAAGGAAGTAGAAAACAAGGAAAAACCCTGCTATCCATAAAAATTTTTTGCGATCACTCATAAGCAGTCAGCTCCGTCTCTCTATTTTATGTGGCGTTTATTGCACTTACTAGTTTTAAGAAATTCCCCGCTAGTGCGGGGACTCTCTCTTTTAAATACTTCTTAATACTGAGGTGATCGATGCCGGCAACGCCGGCATTATTTTAACCTCAGAGGCTGCAGCCGCCTGTCTCTTCGGCATCGGGTCCACCAACAGGCCCGGCTTTTACAAGTATCTCTTTTAACTTTTCATATGCAGGAACATGCCCTGCAAGGACCACTTTGCCTTCAATAGCAAGCGCAGGAGTGGTCATTACACCAAAGTCCATTATTTTCGCAACTTCAGTCACCTTTTCGATTTCCAGCTCAAGTCCCAGCTCTTTTGCAGCCTGATCTGTGAGCTCGGCAAGCTTTTTGCATTTCGGGCATCCTGTTCCAAGTATCTGTACCTTCATCATATTTTTCCTCCCCAAAGATCTATTTCCCGCAGCATCCCATTACGAACACTCTTTCGGGATCATTTCCTTCAACTACCTTTTCAATGCAGGAAAGCATCGACGGAAGACAGCGTATCCTCAGGCTGTAATAGACCTTCAGCCCTTCCTTACGATCCTCCAGTATCCCCAGGTTCTTCATAAGGGCAAGGTGTTTGCTTATCGTCGTCCTGTCAAAGTGAAACATTTCGGCAATGTCGCATACGCACATCTCAGAATCAGCAAGAGCTTCTACGACAGCAAGGCGGACAGGGTGGGCAATACCTTTGAGTATTGCAACTTTCTGCTCCAGAATTGTATTATTGTCGACCATATGTTTTTCACCCCCACCTATGTGGTAATTTTACCACATAGGCTTTT from Synergistetes bacterium HGW-Synergistetes-1 includes these protein-coding regions:
- a CDS encoding DNA-binding response regulator, giving the protein MIDLKHRVILADDHKLFIEGIAGMLSSVEEIEIAGKAHTGKDALLMTLDKRPDLVILDITMPDMYGIEVTRKIKAKFPDVRILILSMHLDLRMIIEVLQAGADAYILKDSEPSELITAVKNVLEGKMYLSSKVIKLLVKDYISKHSVPVSLEQLKDLSARERQVLRRISESKSMKEIAEELHITRSTVDTHKANLMRKLRCDNTNELIRFAMREGIVDLDE
- a CDS encoding ferredoxin is translated as MGLKYIKNVATLKLDTDKCIGCGMCEIVCPHAVFILKNNKAAINDIDMCMECGACSMNCPVSAITVKSGVGCAYAVLMGMFNGNKDGEGPSCGGSGCCG
- a CDS encoding acetyl-CoA synthase subunit gamma, whose translation is MAACCSENQTLSASLTIKDRLGSWKARWGIGRMDHSMKAGLYAMGCPDGHSPVLVTSNYKMTVDRVRENLAGRDIWLLVLDTEGINVWCAAGKGTFGTDELVARIDKTGLREKVTHRELILPQLGATGVSAHEARKKSGFKVTYGPIRSEDIPYFLDNAMTVKQSMRKVRFSLIDRLVLTPMEIVIAMELMLKVFGAMAVLSALGILPVERADYLGLLGSVFIGTFASPLLLPWLPGRAFSFKGMITGLIWAISVVFFLFSKGSANWLQLVSYLLILPSLSAFFTMNFTGSSTYTSLSGVEKEMKTSLPLIVTALSAGIMVRIVSYFI
- a CDS encoding low molecular weight phosphatase family protein, with the translated sequence MINCTGKPKVAFVCVHNSCRSQIAEALGKKLASEIFESYSGGTELKDRINQDAVRLMKSIHGIDMEKDQYSKLIFDIPDPDVVIKMGCNVTCPPVEGAYEEDWGLDDPTGKEDEVFIEVINTIERKILELKEKISCK
- a CDS encoding transcriptional regulator; translated protein: MNDHDEHSLFFKALSDPNRIMIVDMLSCGELCACTILEAFSLSQPTLSHHMKILCRSGLVVPRKDGKWTHYSLNREKFSELISFINNISTDAGKECIHFDTKCCDANDFCQK
- a CDS encoding permease, with amino-acid sequence MIKRYRGFLIVLVCVGLLTIFNRGIGIKAISISARSFLEMLFIIPPVFVLLGLLDVWVPRESMVRYMGEGSGIKGVLLSLFIGSAAAGPLYAAFPVAAVFMKKGVSFSNVMIFIGAWSTTKIPMVLFEFESLGASFALTRLLVDIPGIIIIALLLTKLGRKEEIKELYENAEKISSGS
- a CDS encoding permease; amino-acid sequence: MDSYLLYGITIVLLLLSFFKDRKKTSMALKKGWKAFDNILPEFLVVILFVGVMLAVLDPQTISKLIGKNSGWVGVILAATVGSITLIPGFVAFPTAALLLQAGAGYMQIGAFISTLMMVGVVTIPVEIKYFGKKMTLLRNFMAFIFSFFVAYVIGKVVG
- a CDS encoding thioredoxin; amino-acid sequence: MDKDKRKSMSMKLIIVSIVIVAIFAIYVYKQQNIKSINDDVAAVNSDFALKTETLDMEKLKSYGLPILIDFGADSCVPCKKMAPVLEKLNKKYQGKVIVKFVDVWKNPKLAEKFPVQLIPTQFFFNSDGSPLAQEANPPFDVIGYINQETQEQAFTVHQGGLTEEQLEAAFKEMGLKQQD
- a CDS encoding thioredoxin family protein — protein: MKVQILGTGCPKCKKLAELTDQAAKELGLELEIEKVTEVAKIMDFGVMTTPALAIEGKVVLAGHVPAYEKLKEILVKAGPVGGPDAEETGGCSL
- a CDS encoding ArsR family transcriptional regulator: MVDNNTILEQKVAILKGIAHPVRLAVVEALADSEMCVCDIAEMFHFDRTTISKHLALMKNLGILEDRKEGLKVYYSLRIRCLPSMLSCIEKVVEGNDPERVFVMGCCGK